The nucleotide window tttcataatttgaacttcggattcaaataaatttggtgctcgaaacttcagactcaaggtgactaaagtgaatcttcaagttcacttttaactaatttatattttatactcaaagcttcgggtttgagttttactgttagaacttcaagttctgctatgaaatttgaacttctggttcaaaaatattacactcaaaattcatatgtttgAGGTATAGGACTGCTGGTTCGTATGAGTagcaaaaaaaaatacttaatgaaagaaaaaaaattaatagatagcaagcaaataaataaaataataatggaaacttctggttccaaTAATCAAGAgaatacacagaacttctggtctggTTTCATGAAAATCTTCTATCTCTCTTCAAATTGCACAAGAAAGCAATATTGTCTTCTGGACAAATtctctttataaaaaaaatatatagtcaAGAGGCTTCTGGCATTGACTTAGTCTCCAACCTCAAACTACAGCTTCTGGAGGTGGTTTGAACcccattattgaaaaaaaattagaggaacttcaggccctcttATAATTGGGGATTAAGATGAGTTTATATAACGttgaggatcttctggccctcgttaATTGCATAGTTGTGAGGAACTCCATGTCGTAATTTCTCATTGTATAATTCTGGAGGAACTTCTGGCCCTCGTTAAACTTTGAGAAATTTGGGGGTTCATACGATAATCGGATCAAGAAACTTCAGGTTTCGATCTCGTTGGATTACAATATTCATAATCACAAATGTAAATTGAaggatttagaaaacaaataaaatcccaataataataatgaaacaTACCTGAATATATTTCCTTTAATGAGAGATTGATATTTTCATCTCATATTATCGATCACAGgaaattattttcatatatACAATGGAATAGTAACATAATAATTATGCTAGAAGACAAATCAGTCATGGTTTATGTGCTCCTGGCCATTGATAGTGGAGAAggatataacaaaaaaaaaaaaaaactattcaaAGAGTCCATACATGACGATTGATAAACAAATAAGATAACGACAGCAAATGGAATATCGGCCCGTGTATTGAACAATTTATTAGGTATAATAAACTTCGTAGCATACTAGAGACATAATTATGTAACTGATATCATCTTATCGAACCAAACAAGCATAGTCAAGATCATATATATACGGGTTGCTATATATAGGCATATAAGTGCATGATCTTCTGATGCAAATTGCATATCTAGAAGCATAGACAGGTAAATACTTATCATTCAAACAAATTTGCCTAATCATGATGTATCTCGAACATAATAAAGAAAACCCATGAAATAAAGTAATTCGCAGAAAACATAATAAGAGATCAGTGTATCGAAGATCCACATCGTACACAAGAATTGAAATTGCGTACATGCAGTTGTAGCATTCAAAGTGTGTGCAGGTGTATAATCAAATTACAAGTACAGAAATATGAGTACACTCATAGATCAAGAGTATTGGTCAAAGCAACAAAGTTGCACAATCGAACTCGTAGATCATCATGGAGTtattagaaaaagaagaaaaaaaatagtatatAGAGCAAAGCGAGAAAATggagagaatagttgggaggaagtagaagtgttctcattcagtctcattagcctcctttatatagaggtaggatttacatcaaagtacataactaatgagtatttacatggacatccacataaatgataatatttacaacaataatcattttttatttgagACCAAAAAATGGTCATAAAAGAGGGAGGGCAATTCCGTCAAACAAAAGATATCATGTCTTTTTCTCATTCTGAGTCAGCAACAGTCCTCATCTCATCATCTTCCTGATCTATCCACGtccattaccaaaaaaaaatccctccaatgccaattttttttagtaaacaAATTCATATGCCTCCCTGGCGCCCTCTCCCTCTTACTCTATAAATACCTTTCCTCTCCTCCTCTTCAAAACCTTGTCACGTATCTTGACACCTTCATCATCCCATTccacattttcattttcatccaAGCCCTCCCCACCCTCTCAGCTCTGCTTTCTCTCTTTGCCTCCATGGATTCCTGCAATTCCTCTCTTCGCGGTTCCTCCTCTCCTTTCGATTGCCTCATCTTCGGTACATACACAACTCTCTCACTCCTCTCCTTACAAAATTGAAGTTTTGATCACATAAATTGAAAACTAGTCTTACCCTCTTGATTAATTTTACAGATTTAGATGACACTTTGTACTCTTCAAGCATTGGAATCGGTGAAGCTCTCAAGAAGAACATCGATGGTGCCAAAACTAGACCATATATATTACAAATAACttcagacaaagaagatgaaagaaactaaatttaaatttttgttgCAGATTTTCTTGTTGAAAAATGCGGGTTCCCCGAGAGCAAAGCCTCGAGTCTCCGAGTTGAGCTTTTCAAAAAGTACGGCAGCTCCCTCGCCGGATTACGGGTAAATCAACTATTTTCTTTCTAATTATTTATTTCACCGCCCggcaattttgatttttctatttctcttaatttttgaGAATTTTGTTCTTCGCTGTAGGCATTAGGCTACGACATCGATGCTGACGATTACCACAGGTTCACGCCAACCACATTACACGTATTtgacttgttttctttttcttttgaataatttttttatatttaatttccttttcttcttttcttgaatTATGATCAGTTTCGTGCACGGAAGGTTGCCTTACGATCTAATCAAACCCGATCCTCAGCTACGAAACCTCATTCGCAGCATTTCGCAGAGAAAAATCGTAAGCTCATATTCATACCATATAATGGAAATAATTGTCTAATGAAGAAAGAATGAACTTCAATTTGTAATGGTGGTACGAAACATCGTTGCAGATTTTTACGAATTCGGACAGGAACCATGCGGTGACGGTTTTGGATCGTCTGGGGTTGAAGGGCTGCTTCGAACAGATCATATGTTTTGAAACGATGAACCCGAAGCTAGCCGAGTCGACTCGGCCGGACGAGTTTCCGGTGGTTCTGAAGCCGTCCATGGAGGCCATGAGGATTGCGATCGAAGCTGCTGAGGTCGATCCTCGTCGAACGGTAAGCACATTATAGTAATTCAAAAAATGTTAATGAGTTTTTGTCGGCGTTACAAAGGTTGTTGATGAAGATTGGG belongs to Rosa chinensis cultivar Old Blush chromosome 4, RchiOBHm-V2, whole genome shotgun sequence and includes:
- the LOC112197669 gene encoding uncharacterized protein LOC112197669, which produces MDSCNSSLRGSSSPFDCLIFDLDDTLYSSSIGIGEALKKNIDDFLVEKCGFPESKASSLRVELFKKYGSSLAGLRALGYDIDADDYHSFVHGRLPYDLIKPDPQLRNLIRSISQRKIIFTNSDRNHAVTVLDRLGLKGCFEQIICFETMNPKLAESTRPDEFPVVLKPSMEAMRIAIEAAEVDPRRTLFLDDNVRNVAAGRAVGLSTVLVGKTVKSKEADFVIENVKSMAQSISEVWVGGSDGSNQRVNGTRSDIEVDSIRTTTAVVA